CGGCCAATAAAATCAGCCGCGAATAAAGGCCAGCAAATCCGCGTTGATCGTCGGCGCCTCGGTAGTCGGCATGCCGTGAGGGAAGCCCGGATAAATCTTCAGCGTGCTGTTCTTCAGCAGTTTGGCGGAGAGCACACCGGAGTCTTCATACGGAACGATCTGGTCGTCATCGCCGTGCATCACCAGCACCGGGATCGAAATACCTTTCAGGTCTTCGGTGAAGTCGGTCTGTGAGAACGCCACGATCCCATCATAGTGCGCCTTGGCGCCGCCCATCATGCCCTGACGCCACCAGTTGAGCACGACGGGTTCCGAAGGCTTGGCCCCCGGCCGGTTGTAGCCATAGAACGGACCGGCCGGCACATCGTGATAGAACTGCGCACGATTGGCCGCCAATTGGGCCTGAAGATCGTCGAACACCGACTTCGGCAGACCACCCGGATTGCTCTCGGTTTTCACCATGAGGGGCGGCACGGCACTGATGATTGCGGCTTTGGAAACCCTATCCTCGCCATGCCGGGCGATGTAATGGATGACTTCGCCGCCACCGGTGGAGTGGCCGACATGCACGGCTTTCTGCGTCCCCAGATGATTGACCACCGCCGCCACGTCGTCAGCGTAGTGATCCATGTCGTGGCCGTCCCAGACCTGGCTCGAACGCCCGTGACCGCGTCGGTCGTGGGCCACGACCCGGAAGCCCTGGGCGAGGAAGAACAGCATCTGCGCATCCCAATCGTCCGCGCTGAGCGGCCAGCCATGATGGAAGTGGATCACCGGGGCGTCTTTCGGACCCCAGTCCTTGTAGAAGATTTCGACGCCGTCTTTCGTTGTGACATAGCCCATGTTCGCTACTCCTGGAAAATGCGGAACGGAAACGTGAAGGGGGGAAGACAAGCGTTATGAACTCTAGGATTGAAGTGCGCTTTAAGGTCAAACAAGTTCCGAACGGTCATCGCTGGCGTGAATGGTGGGCCATAGCCGTTGTGCGCTTGACCTTAAAGTTTGGTTGAACCTTAGAGTGGCGCTGACCGGCCACCTGCCGGGCCACTCATCGAGAAAGGTCAGCGAACATGAGCAAGCGCTTTACAGAAGTCGAATTCGGATCGCACAAGGTCGAGGTGCTGGAGGGCGGCTACTACGACCGTTTCCGCATGAACCCCGACCTCGACGAAGTGGCCCGGGACAAGGCCGCCGGCAACATCGACTTCTTCCGGCGCATTCCCAAGCAGCAGGTCGCGTCCAGAGTCGGGCCGACCTGGGCGCCGAACTTCTATTACCGATCCGGCAGCGTGCAGTTGCTGTTCCTCGCACCGCTGGACCGCTTGCGCGCCACGTTGCCGGCGCCGCTTGAGCCGCTGCGGGCGTTTCCCGGCTACGGGCTGGTGGCGCTGACGTTTTTCTCTTACTCGGTCTGCGATAACGATCCGTACGACGAAGTCTCCGTGGCGATTGTCGTGCGTCGCCCCGGCGCCCGTGGCTCCCACGCGCTGGAACTGATGGACGCCATGCGCCGACGCAGCTTCACCGCCCATGTGCTGGCGCTGCCGGTGAACACCGAAATCGCCCGGGTGCGCGGTGTGCACGGCTATCAACTGCCCAAATGGCGCGCCGACATCAACGTGAACATCGGCGCTAGCGTCAGTGCTCGCATCGAAGGGCACAAGGGCCTGCCGGACCTGGTACTGAAAGCGCCGCTGCCGACCCTGAAAAACGTCACCCCGCAATCACGCATGAACACCGCCACCATGATTCATCAGGTCGATGGCCTGTGGCACCAGAGCGTGGTGCAGAGCAACACACTATCCTTTGCCCAACGCCTGTTTCCCCGCGATGTGCAGCTGGATCGCAATGGCGGCCCGCTGAGCCAGTTGCTCGATGGCCTCGGGGCTTCGCGGATTCTGCGTCTGGACGTGATCAAGGACGCCCAGATCGTGCTCAACCTGCCGGTGCCGCTGACAGCACAGCCATGACCGGTGGTCGCGGCGGCTGGTCGTCGGGGCAAAATGCGCTTAGCTGAAAGGGATAAGCCGAGGCGTGCACGGTATCGAATGCTGTCGCAACGCCCCTTCAGAACACCGTGAGTCTGAGGAAATCCCCGATGCTGACCTTGAACATCAATGGCAAGGATCAGGAGCTCGATGTCCCCGCGGACATGCCGTTGCTCTGGGTTCTGCGCGATGTCGCGCACCTGACCGGCACCAAGTTCGGTTGTGGCATGGCCCAGTGTGGCGCGTGCACCGTACACGTCGATGGCGCACCGCTGCGATCCTGCATCACCCCGACCACCGCTGTAGCCCATGGGCAGAAGATCCTCACCATCGAAGGTCTCTCGACCGACGGCTCGCACCCGGTGCAACAGGCCTGGGCCGAGCTGGACGTGGTGCAGTGTGGCTACTGCCAGTCCGGGCAGATCATGTCCGCCGCCGCGTTGCTGGCGAAAATCCCCAAACCCACCGACAGCGACATCGATCAGGCGCTCTCCGGCAACATCTGCCGCTGCGGCACCTATCCAAGAATCCGCGCAGCGGTCAAACGTGCCGCCGACATCGGCTGAGCGAGGGGAGGTGAGTGATGAACAGTCCTGTATCCCGTCGCGGATTTCTCAAGGGCAGTGCGGTACTTGGCGGTGGTCTGGTGGTGGCGTTTGTGGTGCCCGGTGGCAACCGGTTTGCCACGGCGGCGGAAAATGAAGGCAAGGCCTTTGCGCCGAACGCGTTCCTGCGGATTGCGCCGGACAACAGCGTCACCGTGCTGCTCGGCCATTCGGAAATGGGTCAGGGCATCTGGACCGGCCTGACCATGTTGATCGCCGAAGAACTGGACGCCGACTGGTCGAAGATCCGCGTCGAGCACTCGCCGGCCTCGGCTGCCGATTACGGCATGCCGGCGTTTGGCGGGATGCAGATCACCGGTGGGTCGACCTCGACCTGGATGGAGTTCGACCGTTATCGGCTCGCGGGAGCCACCGCGCGGCAGATGTTGATCGAGGCGGCGGCCAAGCGTTTCAACGTGGCGCCCTCGACGATTCGCACCGAATCCGGCGTGGTGATTGCCGGCGACAACCGCGCCACCTACGGCGAACTGGCGGATGCCGCCGGGCAACTGCCGGTGCCGGATCCGAAGTCGATCACCTTCAAGGAGGCCAAAGACTGGAAAATCATCGGTAAACCCACCAAACGCCTCGACACCCCGGAGAAAATCACCGGCCGCGCCAAGTTCGGTATGGACGTGCAGTTCGACGGACTGATGACGGCGATGGTCGCCCGGGCGCCGGTGTTTGGCGCCAGCGTCAAATCCTTTGAAGGCGCGCAGGCACTGGCCGTTCCCGGTGTACGCAAAGTGGTGCAGGTGCCGACCGGCGTGGCGGTGATTGCTGATCACTACTGGGCGGCGAAGCTCGGTCGTGATGCATTGAAAGTCGATTGGGATCTGGGGCCACACGCGGATCTGAGCAGCGAAAAGCTGCTGGAGAGTTTCCGCAAACTCGCGGCCACACCGGGAATTTCCGCCAGTCAGGCCGGGGATGCCAAGGGCAGCTTTGGCAAAGCGGCGAAGAAAATCGATGTCGAGTACAGCGTTCCGTATCTGGCTCATGCGCCGATGGAGCCGCTCAACTGCACGGTGAAGATCACCGCCGACAAATGCGAGATCTGGACCGGCACACAATTTCAGACGCTGGACCAAATGATCGCCGGCAAGATCACCGGACTCAAACCCGAGCAGGTGGAAATCCACACCGAATTCCTCGGTGGCGGCTTCGGTCGGCGGGCCAACCCGACCTCGGACTTTGTCGCCGAAGCGGTGCAAGTGGCGAAGGCTGCCGTGATGCCGGTGAAAACCGTGTGGTCGCGGGAGGATGACATTCGCGGCGGCTACTACCGCTCGATGTTCCTGCATCAGGCGCGGATCGGCCTCGGTGCCGACGGCATGCCGCTGGCGTGGCAGCATGTGCTGGTGGGGCAGTCGATCATGGCCGGCACCATGCTGGAAAAAACCATGGTCAATAACGGCGTCGATCAGACCTCGGTCGAGGGCGTGGCGGACAGTCCTTACATCCAGGGGCTGGCGGATCATCAGGTCGATCTGCATTCGCCGGCCACCGGGATCAACGTGCTGTGGCTGCGCTCGGTGGGCCACAGCCACACCGCGTTTGTCATGGAGTCGCTGATCGATGAGATGGCCACGGCGGCGGGCAAGGACCCGGTGGAATACCGGCGAACGTTGCTCAAGGATCACGCCCGACACCTTGGCGTGTTGAATCTGGCGGTGGAGAAGGCCAACTGGAAAGCGCCGCTGCCCGACGGCCATGCGCTGGGCGTTGCGGTGCACGAGTCATTCGGAAGCTATGTGGCGCAAGTTGCCGAGGTGTCCCAGGACAACCTGAAGATCCGCGTACACCGGGTGGTGTGTGCGGTGGATTGCGGGATTGCGGTCAACCCGCAGAGCATCGCCGCGCAGATGGAGTCGTGCATCACCTTCGGCCTGGGCATGGCGTTGCACAGCAAGCTGACGCTCAAGGACGGTCAGGTCGTGCAGTCCAACTATCACGACTATCAAGTGCTGCGGCTGAACGAGATGCCGGTGGTCGAGGTGCATATCATGCCGAGCACGGACAAGCCCGGTGGCATCGGCGAGGCCGGTGTGCCGCCCACCGCGCCGGCGGTGGCCAACGCGGTGTTCGCCCTGACCGGGCAGCGCCTGCGGGAACTGCCGCTGCAACTGTCGGGGGTGTGAGATGAAACGACATCTGTTGTTGGGCACGGTGATTCTGGTCGGTCTGGGCGGTTACGCTTCGGACCTGTTCGCTGACGATCAGGAAGCCCTGAAGGCCTTTGGCACGGTGCAGAAAGTGTTCCAGAGCCCGCGTTGCCAGAACTGCCACATTCCCGGGGATTCACCGTTGCAGTTCGACGCCGGCACCCCCCACGCGATGAACGTGGTGCGCGGCATGGACGGCAAGGGCGCCGCCGGTTTGCCCTGCGCCACCTGCCACGCCGAGAGCAATCCTCCGGCCAGTTACGGCCCCCATGCGCCACCGGGTGCGCCGCACTGGAGCCTGCCGCCGGCATCGCACAAGATGGCCTGGATTGGCCTGCCGCCGGATCGCCTGTGCGCGATGATCAAGGACCGCAGCAGCAACGGCGACCGGGACTTCGCCGCGCTGATCAAGCACGTCAGCGAGGACAAACTGGTGCTCTGGGGCTGGGATCCCGGAGCAGGACGGCAACCGGTGCCGGTGCCCCACGACATCTTCGTCAGTCAGTTCAAGCTGTGGGCGGATGCCGGAGGGCCATGCCCGGTGGCCGGCGGATGAGCATTTGAGTCATCGCCGAATCGGTCTACGCTAAAGACCACTGATGACAATGGAGTGTACTGATGCTGGTTCCAGGCAAACCCGCCAATGAGGCGGCTCGGGTTCAGGCGCTGTATGGATTGAACCTCCTCGATACTGCCCCCGAAGAACGCTTCGACCGCCTGACCCGTCTGGCCAGGCGCCTGTTCAATGTACCGATTGCGCTGGTCACGCTGGTGGACAAGGAGCGGCAATGGTTCAAGTCCTGCGTGGGGCTGGACACTACCGAAACGCCACGTTCTGTTTCGTTCTGCGGCCACGCGATTCTCAAGGATGAACTGCTGCTGGTGCCCGATGCCCGCGAGGACGAGCGTTTTCACGACAATCCGTTGGTGACCGGCGATCCGAACATCCGCTTCTACGCCGGTTACCCGCTGACCGTGCCCAACGGCAACAAGATGGGCACCTTGTGCCTGATCGACACCAAACCCCGCGAACTCGACGACGAAGAACGCGAGTTGCTGCGTGATCTCGCCGGCATGGCCGAGCAGGAACTGATGGCCGTGCAGATGGCGAGCATGGACGAGCTGACGCTGCTGTCCAACCGCCGGGGCTTCAAGATGCTGGCCCAGCATGCGCTGGACGCCTGCGCACGGATGGACAAACCGGCGACGCTGCTGTTTTTCGACCTCAATGATTTCAAGCAGATCAACGATCTTTATGGGCACGCCGAGGGCGACAGCGCGCTCAAGACCTTCGCCGATGTGTTGCGCATTGCCTTTCGCGAGAGCGACGTGGTCGGGCGCTTGGGTGGCGATGAATTCGTGGCGCTGCTGACCGGCTCCAGCCACATCGAAACCACGGCAATCATGGCGCGGCTCAAGGAAATCCTCGAGGAGCGCAATGCCACGTTGCACCGGGGTTACGCGATTCGCTTCAGTGTCGGGCAGATCGAATACGACCCGCGACGGCATGAAACCGTGGACAAGCTGTTGGCGGATGCGGATGGGGCGATGTATGCCCATAAGCAGGCCTTGAAGCGCTGCTAATGCTGGCCCTATCGCCAGCAGGCTGGCTCCCACAATTTGAATGCATTACCTGTGGGAGCTAGCCTGCTAGCGATGGCGTTGGCACCAAGGATCACTTGGCAAACAACTGCCCGATATCCTTGAACGCCTTGAACTCCAGCGCATTGCCGCACGGGTCGAACAGAAACATCGTCGCCTGCTCGCCCACCTGACCCTGAAAACGAATCCCCGGCTCGATCACAAACCGCGTGCCCAGCGATTTCAGGCGCTCGGCCAGCGCGTGCCATTCCTCCATCCCCAGCACCATACCAAAATGCGGCACCGGCACGTCATGCCCGTCCACAGCGTTGGTGTGGGCGGCTTCTTGCGAGGCGTTTTTCGGCGCCAGGTGAATCACCAGTTGATGACCGAAGAAATTGAAGTCGACCCAGTGATCGCTGGAGCGGCCCTCTTCGAGGCCAAACACTTCACGGTAAAAATGCCGGGCGGTGGCGAGGTCGTATACGGGAATGGCCAGATGGAAAGGGCTGAGTTGCATGGGAAGGCCTCAATCGACGGTTGGGTGACCTGAGTCTAGCGCTGTGCTTTTCAATTGTGGGAGCGAGCCTGCTCGCGATGACGGTATCAGGCGCACCGGGGGCGTGGATTGATACATCGCGATCAG
This genomic window from Pseudomonas kribbensis contains:
- a CDS encoding VOC family protein is translated as MQLSPFHLAIPVYDLATARHFYREVFGLEEGRSSDHWVDFNFFGHQLVIHLAPKNASQEAAHTNAVDGHDVPVPHFGMVLGMEEWHALAERLKSLGTRFVIEPGIRFQGQVGEQATMFLFDPCGNALEFKAFKDIGQLFAK
- a CDS encoding xanthine dehydrogenase family protein molybdopterin-binding subunit is translated as MNSPVSRRGFLKGSAVLGGGLVVAFVVPGGNRFATAAENEGKAFAPNAFLRIAPDNSVTVLLGHSEMGQGIWTGLTMLIAEELDADWSKIRVEHSPASAADYGMPAFGGMQITGGSTSTWMEFDRYRLAGATARQMLIEAAAKRFNVAPSTIRTESGVVIAGDNRATYGELADAAGQLPVPDPKSITFKEAKDWKIIGKPTKRLDTPEKITGRAKFGMDVQFDGLMTAMVARAPVFGASVKSFEGAQALAVPGVRKVVQVPTGVAVIADHYWAAKLGRDALKVDWDLGPHADLSSEKLLESFRKLAATPGISASQAGDAKGSFGKAAKKIDVEYSVPYLAHAPMEPLNCTVKITADKCEIWTGTQFQTLDQMIAGKITGLKPEQVEIHTEFLGGGFGRRANPTSDFVAEAVQVAKAAVMPVKTVWSREDDIRGGYYRSMFLHQARIGLGADGMPLAWQHVLVGQSIMAGTMLEKTMVNNGVDQTSVEGVADSPYIQGLADHQVDLHSPATGINVLWLRSVGHSHTAFVMESLIDEMATAAGKDPVEYRRTLLKDHARHLGVLNLAVEKANWKAPLPDGHALGVAVHESFGSYVAQVAEVSQDNLKIRVHRVVCAVDCGIAVNPQSIAAQMESCITFGLGMALHSKLTLKDGQVVQSNYHDYQVLRLNEMPVVEVHIMPSTDKPGGIGEAGVPPTAPAVANAVFALTGQRLRELPLQLSGV
- a CDS encoding (2Fe-2S)-binding protein, encoding MLTLNINGKDQELDVPADMPLLWVLRDVAHLTGTKFGCGMAQCGACTVHVDGAPLRSCITPTTAVAHGQKILTIEGLSTDGSHPVQQAWAELDVVQCGYCQSGQIMSAAALLAKIPKPTDSDIDQALSGNICRCGTYPRIRAAVKRAADIG
- a CDS encoding acetoacetate decarboxylase family protein, which codes for MSKRFTEVEFGSHKVEVLEGGYYDRFRMNPDLDEVARDKAAGNIDFFRRIPKQQVASRVGPTWAPNFYYRSGSVQLLFLAPLDRLRATLPAPLEPLRAFPGYGLVALTFFSYSVCDNDPYDEVSVAIVVRRPGARGSHALELMDAMRRRSFTAHVLALPVNTEIARVRGVHGYQLPKWRADINVNIGASVSARIEGHKGLPDLVLKAPLPTLKNVTPQSRMNTATMIHQVDGLWHQSVVQSNTLSFAQRLFPRDVQLDRNGGPLSQLLDGLGASRILRLDVIKDAQIVLNLPVPLTAQP
- a CDS encoding sensor domain-containing diguanylate cyclase — encoded protein: MLVPGKPANEAARVQALYGLNLLDTAPEERFDRLTRLARRLFNVPIALVTLVDKERQWFKSCVGLDTTETPRSVSFCGHAILKDELLLVPDAREDERFHDNPLVTGDPNIRFYAGYPLTVPNGNKMGTLCLIDTKPRELDDEERELLRDLAGMAEQELMAVQMASMDELTLLSNRRGFKMLAQHALDACARMDKPATLLFFDLNDFKQINDLYGHAEGDSALKTFADVLRIAFRESDVVGRLGGDEFVALLTGSSHIETTAIMARLKEILEERNATLHRGYAIRFSVGQIEYDPRRHETVDKLLADADGAMYAHKQALKRC
- a CDS encoding alpha/beta fold hydrolase; this encodes MGYVTTKDGVEIFYKDWGPKDAPVIHFHHGWPLSADDWDAQMLFFLAQGFRVVAHDRRGHGRSSQVWDGHDMDHYADDVAAVVNHLGTQKAVHVGHSTGGGEVIHYIARHGEDRVSKAAIISAVPPLMVKTESNPGGLPKSVFDDLQAQLAANRAQFYHDVPAGPFYGYNRPGAKPSEPVVLNWWRQGMMGGAKAHYDGIVAFSQTDFTEDLKGISIPVLVMHGDDDQIVPYEDSGVLSAKLLKNSTLKIYPGFPHGMPTTEAPTINADLLAFIRG